One Eisenibacter elegans DSM 3317 genomic window, TGTAGGAGGCGAAAACTTGGGTAACTTTATGCAGCCTAACCCGATTATTGGCTTTGACAATCCCTTTGGGAACAATTTTGACGCAGGGCGTATCTATGGCCCTATTATGGGGGCTATGGCCTATGCAGGGCTGCGTTTTTACATCAAGTAAACAATGGATAAAAAATAATTTTCCACCCATAACACGTATTCAATTACCTAAACACTTTATTATTATGAAACATCTTCTTGGATTATTCGCTTTCGCCGCCCTTTGGACAATCGCCCCACAAGCTTTTGCCCAAAGCAACAATAAGTTGGCTACTGTCAGCATCCAAACATCTGCCCATTGTGGAATGTGTGAAGAGGCTATCACGGAAGCCTTAGCCTTTACGAAGGGGATAAAAGACGTAAAAGTAGACCTCAAAACCAAGATAGTAACTGTGGGGTATCAACCTAAAAAAACTAACCCCGAACAGATACGCGAGGTGATTGCCAAAACCGGATATGATGCCGACGACGTACTGGCTATTCCGACTGCATACGAAAAACTGCCGTCTTGCTGCAAAAAAGGTGGAGGGCACTAGAGCCAAACTACAGGGTGTCTTCGGTGGCTTGCCAACTATCAGGCAACACCGAAGGCATACCCTATTTCGGGTTATACTCAACCACAATTGGTTTGGGAAATCTTTGCACTGAAAACCCTTGACAACCAAGAAAAATCAAATCTTGTGAATCTTCACACCGCCGGATATTTTTAGAAAAGTAGCTCAGAACCCCAACTCCGAGACAAGTTGAGACCTCATTTTGGGGGTACAATGAGAGTTAACCCACAGTTTTAACTGTGGGATTTAAAAAACGCCCGGCGGTGTGGTGAATCTTGGTATAATTTGGCTCTAAAATAGGTTTTTTTGCAAACCACTGGGCTAACCCCGTGGGTTTGAGAAAGACCCAATGGGGTATTTGTTTGTTCGATAGTGAGACAAGTACAACAAATAATTGGGTTTAGGAGTATAACTTGTATCAACAAACCGAATCATTATTTATGAAACAATTCCAAATCTATGGCTTCTTAATGTTGGGGCTGTTATTAGGTGTATGGCCTCTAACATCTCAGGCGCAAGACTGGACTAAATATGGGTGGACAGATGCCGAAATCAAGCAGTGTCATACAGCCAGCGAGGCCAGCTACCTCAGCAAAGCAGAGCGCGAAGTGATTATGCTGATGAACTTAGCGCGGGTTTATCCACAAAAGTTTGTCAAAAACATGCAGGCTATGCTCAAGGCAGAGAGCAAGAACGATCAGTTTGGCTTTGCCTCACAAGACTTTCAGAGCAGCTACTACAAGAGCCTAGTGGCAGACCTCAATAAAACCACGGCTATGTCGCCTCTGTTGCCGCTCAAAGAGTTGCATCAGGCCTCGTTGTTACACGCCAAGGATATGGGTAAATCAGGAGACATAGGCCACACCGGAACCAACGGCTCCGAAATGCCCGAGCGGGTAGAAATGTACTACAAAGGAGACTATCGCCGAATGGGTGAAAACTGCGCTTATGGCTCTGATGCACCTATCGATATTGTGATGGACTTGCTCATTGATGAGGATGTTCCCAGCCTCGGACACCGTAAGGCCATCTTGAGCAAGGATTTTTCGCACGTAGGGGTGTCTATTCAGCCACACAAAGTTTATCGTAACAATACGGTGATGAACTTTTTGGGCGGTATAGAATAAATACCTGTGTAGAGGTGATGTACTAGTGGTTGATTTTGCCACGGGTGCACGAATTTCATTTTTATTCGTGTATTCGTGGTTGATTTCGTTACAGGTGCACGAATTTTATTAAATAGCAATGCACCTCTTGAGCATCTTCAGCTTAAAGACAATGAGAGGGTGTAGTGATGGGGTGTTGTTTATATCCAACCACAATTGGTTTGGGAAATCTGCGTACTGAAAATCCTTGATAATCAAGGGAATCAAATCCTGTAAATCTTCAAATCTTGTGAATCTTGGTATAAAATGTACAGTGGGGCAAGCTTTTACAAACCCGTAAGGCTGCTTCACAAAATATCTGAAGAAATATTTGGTGCGTTTATCTCCTAGCTGGGCTTGCCTTCTATACCAAATGCATAGGAAGCCGCACAGGAAGTTATATACCACATCACCCCAAAACCCAATCAATATGAAAAACCTAACACCAAGTACTCTGTGCGTTGCCCTGATGATGTTTTTAATAGGCGGCAGTGTCAGTGCTCAAACCATTACCAACCAAACTTGGTAGTTTGCCAGTG contains:
- a CDS encoding CAP domain-containing protein; translation: MKQFQIYGFLMLGLLLGVWPLTSQAQDWTKYGWTDAEIKQCHTASEASYLSKAEREVIMLMNLARVYPQKFVKNMQAMLKAESKNDQFGFASQDFQSSYYKSLVADLNKTTAMSPLLPLKELHQASLLHAKDMGKSGDIGHTGTNGSEMPERVEMYYKGDYRRMGENCAYGSDAPIDIVMDLLIDEDVPSLGHRKAILSKDFSHVGVSIQPHKVYRNNTVMNFLGGIE
- a CDS encoding heavy-metal-associated domain-containing protein → MKHLLGLFAFAALWTIAPQAFAQSNNKLATVSIQTSAHCGMCEEAITEALAFTKGIKDVKVDLKTKIVTVGYQPKKTNPEQIREVIAKTGYDADDVLAIPTAYEKLPSCCKKGGGH